The Candidatus Aegiribacteria sp. nucleotide sequence TGCATTAATCATTTGTGCATATCCGTTGCCAATATTTAAAAGTGTTTTATTCCGGCATAACGGCATTGTATATGATCTTTGTTTAATGAAATATGTCAAATACTGAGTGTATGCTCATTATTTGCTGAGTAATACAGGTGTTACTTGTTTCCTTTGAATAAAAGGATGATCCTTTTTATGACCGACTGCTCTTCATCGGCTGCATTCACCAGCAATTCTCTGTTGAGACTGATCCCTTTCCGAATATTGAAGCCTATCTACCGCAGTCCGTTTTCAATGAAACCTCCTGGATCCTGAGAGATAGCCAGATTCGAAGAACCTTATGTTGTCTCTCTATCACCATTCCTCATTCATATCTAATACCGGATTTTACGGCTTTTTAGTTCGGTTCCCTTCCAGGGCTTGCCGGGCAGCTTCGCTATCAACTCGTCCTGCACAGTATTTGCAGCCATAACCGGGTCGTATTCGACATCTACGGGGATCAGTAGCCGAATGTCCTCAAGGAAGCTGTTGCTCAAGAGTTTTGCTGACAAATTGGCCTCGAACTCTGCGCGAGAGACGGCAAGGCCACCATGGGACATGTAGCATTGAAAACAATCTATGATTCGATCGGCTTTGAACTCCCCGGCATCCAGTGCCATCCATAGATCATAGAGATCGCGTCCTTTCCTGCGCTGATAAAGGGCTCGGAGCTTGGTGGCAAGAAGCTCTTCGGGGTGGTAAATCGAGATCCCGGCGGTTCCTGTGAACCATGGGTTTACGACTGTGAATGGGCAGATTTGGGTGCCAAGTACTGAAAAGTGCTCCCTGGTATTTATCTCGACCTTCAACCGTCTTGTAGATATTGGAGCGAAAGATGTCTCATAGTTGTAGTATAGAGTGAAACGCCCCTTACTCTGCTTCCATGTCGGGCAGCCGAGCCATG carries:
- a CDS encoding nucleotidyl transferase AbiEii/AbiGii toxin family protein; this translates as MIPRANITAWRTIAPWPANEQVEQDLVISRVLVEMFTHRIVTEQVLFRGGTALHKLIFSKAGRYSEDIDLVQKDPGPIGELIGTIREALDSWLGCPTWKQSKGRFTLYYNYETSFAPISTRRLKVEINTREHFSVLGTQICPFTVVNPWFTGTAGISIYHPEELLATKLRALYQRRKGRDLYDLWMALDAGEFKADRIIDCFQCYMSHGGLAVSRAEFEANLSAKLLSNSFLEDIRLLIPVDVEYDPVMAANTVQDELIAKLPGKPWKGTELKSRKIRY